A window of Thermincola ferriacetica genomic DNA:
TTTCCGCCGAAACTGCAATATAAGCCATTGAGTTCGGGAACGCTGCCTGAACGGCAAGGGTTTGCAGCACCAAGCTCCCGGGTAGCGGAGACACCTTCCTACCCTGCCGCCATTCTCCAGCATAAAGCTCCTTGGTAGTGGAGAACCCCACCCACCCTTCACGGCTACCTGCAACTATAGAATGCTGAATACTTTACTTTTCGAAAGACTTTAAGTTGACGGCTATTCTGGAAGTTAAATCTTTGATTTTTTCCCAGTTACTTGACTCCACTTCTATTTCAAATGCGGTGTCGGAGGCCTCTATTTCTATTTCTGTTTTTATTTCTGTTTTTATTTCTGTTTTTATTTCGGCTTCCGGCTCTTTTGCTGACAGGGCAGGACCTGCTTTGGATTTTTCGTTCAAAATTTCTGTTTTAACGAGTTTGACTTCATCGGATTTATACTCTTTTACCTCAAATCCTTCTTCATCAATCAGGTATTTCAAGAGGCACAACAGAGTTTTCGCACTGACCTGTTTTTTAATTTTTATTTTTCCTTCAAACTTGATTTTCATCATGGTACCACCTCGCCGTATATAATATGAGGCTGTAATATTATATGAGGCTACGGCAAAAATTAATAACTGTAGAAGTCAGTTAAAACAAAATGCATCCTAAAACAAAGGGAGTATTATTAAAAACACGCAGAATGCCTTGCCAGAACCTCTGCGAGAACTTCAGCGGGGGCTTTTTCAATAAACCGGGCCTTCCGGGAGGTATAGTCGACAGCTTTTACTTGCTCCACCATGATGTAGCCGGAAATTTTTTTGCATCCTTCAGTTTTCACGTGAAGGGGGTAATTTCTTTTTGTGGATGTAATAGGGCATACTATTGTAAGGCCGGTCTGTTTGTTGAAGAAGTCATTGCTAATTACCAAAGCGGGCTTTTTTCCCATCTGTTCGTGTCCCGACTGAGGAGTGAAATTTAACCATATAATGTCCCCTTGGGCCGGAGTATAAGTTGTCATCTTACCACTCCTCCCTGCCCACCGGCGGACCCCATTCCTCTTCTTCGGGAGTATGTTCAGCTTTATAATCTGCAAAGAGTTCTTGAATGGTGTATTTTTTTTCCTTTTTCCTGGCACGGCGGATAATTATTTTGCCGTACTCCGCAATTAATTCAACTTCGTCGTCTTCCTTAATAGAAGCAATGGCAAGAAGCTGTTTGGGAATTCTGATTCCCTGACTGTTACCCCATTTTTGAATTTTTGCCATCATAATAAACCAACTCCGAGTAATAGATTATAGAGCCCATCGTGTATATACATAGTATATACTTTATTTCTAATAGTGTCAATGCACCGGTCAACCATGTAAAACAAGCCAGTTTAACACATATGGTATGTATTGGTTTGCGTTTTCATTTTATGATATCCGGGTATGCTGGAAACACGATAATAAAAGGAGGAGGATGCATTATGTTACCGCTTGGTTCAGAACAACGCCCCATTGTAGTGAAAGTTAATTCCGAGGAAAAAGCGACAGCCCATAAAGCCTTGCGCCGCGAGGCTTTATGGTTTTTTGGGGGGAAATGGATATGTTTCCGTGGACGGGGAACTAACCGGTCATACCCGCGATGGAACTACGGTGAACTAAAAAATGAAGATGAGGTTACCCAAAAAAACTTGACAGTATCCTCTTTGTTGCCGCTGTTGTATTTTACGAAGAATATTGCTATAATAATAACAGCAAAAAGGAAAGGAGATTTATTATGCCTAACATTAAGCCGATTTCCGATTTAAGGAATTACAATGAAGTGTTGCGTTGCATAGAGGAGGGTTCCCCGGTCTTTTTAACAAAAAATGGCCGTGGCCGCTATGTGGTTATGGATATGCAGGAATATGAAAAAATGCAGGCAAAATTAAAATTGCTTACTGAACTGGCTAAAGGTGAAAAGGCGGGGCGGGAAAATGGATGGCTAACCATTGATGAACTGGAAGCATCCCTGGGGGTAACGAATGGTTAATCTTAAAATCTCGCCCAAAGCGCAAAAGGATATGCTCGAGATCAAAGAATATATCTCCGAGGAATTAGGTAATCCTACAGCAGCAACGAATATGCTGGCCAAAATCACCAAACGATTCAGAGATCTTATGGAATTCCCGTTGATTGGAGCGCCCTTGTCCTCTGTTATTAAAATTGAAACAAGCTATCGTTACCTTGTGTGTGGGCAATATACAGCTTTTTACCGTTCTTTAGCGTCATCAAGATCAGGTCCAAGGGCTTTCACGGCCTGATAACCGTTGTCGGTAACCTTGCCGCTGTCAGTGTGGGAACCGTCCTGCGCCTTAAAGGCGAATGGAAACACGACAGCAAATACGGAAAGCAATTCAATGTCCACGACTACCTGGAGACGGTTCCCGCTACTGTTGCCGGGATTGAAAAATACCTGGGCAGCGGCCTGATCAAAGGTATCGGACCGGTTTATGCCCGCAGAATCGTAAATCATTTCCGGGAAGACACCCTGAGAGTGATAGAGGAACAGGCCGACCGCCTGCTTGAGGTAGAAGGCATCGGACAAAAACGGGTGGAAATGATCAAAAAAGCATGGCAGGAACAGAAGGAAATCAAGAATGTGATGCTGTTCTTACAGAGCCGCGGGGTATCAGCCTCTTATGCTGTGAAGATATATAAAACCTATGGGAACGAAAGTATCAATATCGTCAAAACCAATCCCTACCGTCTGGCAGATGATATCTGGGGTATCGGCTTTAAAACAGCCGACAAGATTGCCCGGCAGCTCGGCTTTGACAAGAACTCTTATGAGCGCTGCCGCTCAGGGCTTATCTATGTTTTGAACGAACTGGCCAATGAAGGACACTGCTTTGCCGTACGGGAGCAACTGGTGTCCGAAACGGTCAAGATGCTGGAACTTGAGGAGTCACTGGTTGAATCTACCATTGACAGGATGGTCGAGGAAAAGTGGGTTATTCCCGATGAAAACAACGCTGTTTATCTTCCGCCGTTCTATTTCAGCGAAACCGGCACTGCCAAAAGAATCAAAGAAATCCTGGCCGTTCAGGCCCCCAAACGGGCAGTGGATATAGAACGGGTCATCAAAGAGGTGCAGGCGGAATGCGGTATCACTTATGATGAAGTCCAGTTGGAAGCTATCAAGACAGCGGTTACATCCAAATTCATGGTCCTGACAGGCGGTCCCGGAACCGGGAAAACCACTGCCACTCTTGCCATCATCAGGGTATTTCAGAAACTGGGCGCTTCATGTATACTGGCAGCCCCCACCGGGAGGGCGGCCAATGTTGATATTATCCTGATGTACAATTTACTGAAAGCGGTATCCAATGAAACTGTCGTCATTCTTGTGGGTGATGTGGACCAGCTTCCGTCGGTGGGCGCCGGTAATGTCCTGAAAGATATTATTGATTCCGGAACCGTACCTTTGGTCCGGCTGACCAGGATTTTCCGCCAGGCCATGGGCAGCGATACCATGAAGTGATTCAATTTTTAGTTCACTGTATTGCTACCGCGGGTATGACCGTTTACTCCGGTTTCCCAGGGCGACATCCAGTCATCTAAGCTGTTAAGCTCCGGCAGCAAGCCGGTATCCCCGAACTTGACGGCTCACCGGGTATTCCTTATATGATGGCCGCCTCCCGTTTCGCTATTACTGCCAGCGAAACTTCCCGGCGGCCCTCGCCGTCTGCGGACATGCGGGGACTCCCCGGTTTGCTGCTCTCCACTTTACAGCTAGATTCCTGACGATGCCGCCCAGGGGAAGCCCTCCGCAAACGGTCATATCCGCTCTGATATTATGGTTAAAATTTTCCGTTTGGTAACTTTAAGGGAAATGTGTTATAATAAAAGAAAGAACGTTCGGTCGGTATGGAGGGGATGGCTTTGGTAAGGGAAACTGTTTTAAAAGCGGAAAAGAGACAGGCCGGCACAGAGCTGAAGGATAAGATTTTCAAAGCTGCCCAAAGGCTTTTTGTAGAAAAGGGATACCACAGTACCAGTATTCCCGACATTGTAAAAGAGGCGGGAGTTAGCACGGGGGCTATATATCATCATTATTCCAGCAAGGAGGAACTGGCCAGGGAAATTCATAAAACTGCCGTGCAGCAATTTCTCGCAAATTTTAATGAACAGGTTAGAACGCAAAAATCAACTTATGCAAAAATCCGGGCTTATACAAGCTTAATGTTCCGGTGGACTGAACAGGACCCGGTCATGGTCCAATATCTGCTCTACGGGCGACCGAAGGAAATACTGGTGAGGAACCTGACCGTATGTTCCGAAGAAGGTTTGCAAGCTACGAGGGAAATGGTCGAACAGGGAATGGAAGCGGGCGAAATTAAAACCATGAATCCGTGTCTTGCTTCAGCCATTATTTCAGGTACCCTTATGAGGATGATTGAACTCAGACTGGACGGGTTAATCGAACATCCGCTGGAAGAATTTATTGAAGCGGCAGCTAACAACATCTGGTTGGCCCTTAAGGCTTAGGGGGGATTATAATGATAAAACCCGCCCTGTATATAATCAGCCGGCAGACGCTTTTACGACAGGCCTTGAGCCATTTATTATCAGGCAGTAACCGGTTTCGGGAAATTAATGGAAGCGTTTGCTTCAGTGAAAGCCGGTTAAAAGCCGGCGCCCTTGAAGAAAATACCTGGTTCATCATTGACGCGGAGTTGCCGGATTATGAAATTCAAGAGTTACTCCTTCTGGCAAATAGGGGCGGCGGCCGGGTAATTATTTTGGGAAGCAGTTATAATGCCAAAAGAATTATTGAACTGATGCCGCTCAAGGCTGACGGATATTTGACAACGGATTCGCCGCAGGACGAACTGTTTGCCATACTGGAAAAAGTGGAATCCGGCGGGCCGGTGATAGCTGACAGTTTAATTCCCGATATGATGAACAGGCTTTCTGCTTCTTTACAGGTGAAGCCGGAAAAAGAAATTCTGCTGACGCCCAGGGAGCAAGAGATATTGGAACTGCTGGCCCAAGGGTACACAAATGGCCAGATTGCCAAAAAGCTTATAATCAGCGTAAATACAGTAAAAAACCATGTGCACAACATTCTTGAAAAGCTGGGGGTTTCTAACCGGGCAAAACTGGTTTCTTATGCCATGAGCAGAGGCCTTGTAAGCGTGTTGTTAGTGGCTTTGGTTATTACATTGCTGATATCCATTAATACATCGGTATGTTAATTTTAGTTTAAAGATAGACCGAAAGGACTAGTTAAAACTAGTCCTTTTTATATGAGGAAAAATAAATAGTTAGGTTCATTACAGCAGTGGACAGGTAGGGTATAATTAAACCGAATGAATAATCGTTCTGTTTTTGTGTTTGTGGTCACAAATTAAAAGGAGGGAGTTTTATGGGACAAAAAGAGTTGCCGGGGGCTTTAAAGAAGAAGTTGGAAGAGCTTTTCGGAGACCGCGTACGGTTCAATAAAGTGGAACGGTTGGTTTACTCCCACGACATGGGGGTTTTGCCGTCCCAGGTGATGAAGCTTATTGATACTATGCCCGATGCTGTTGCCCAACCGGTTTCTGAAGAGGAGGTAATAGCCGCAACCAATCTGGCCAGGGAATTTAGTTGG
This region includes:
- a CDS encoding helix-hairpin-helix domain-containing protein; the protein is MWAIYSFLPFFSVIKIRSKGFHGLITVVGNLAAVSVGTVLRLKGEWKHDSKYGKQFNVHDYLETVPATVAGIEKYLGSGLIKGIGPVYARRIVNHFREDTLRVIEEQADRLLEVEGIGQKRVEMIKKAWQEQKEIKNVMLFLQSRGVSASYAVKIYKTYGNESINIVKTNPYRLADDIWGIGFKTADKIARQLGFDKNSYERCRSGLIYVLNELANEGHCFAVREQLVSETVKMLELEESLVESTIDRMVEEKWVIPDENNAVYLPPFYFSETGTAKRIKEILAVQAPKRAVDIERVIKEVQAECGITYDEVQLEAIKTAVTSKFMVLTGGPGTGKTTATLAIIRVFQKLGASCILAAPTGRAANVDIILMYNLLKAVSNETVVILVGDVDQLPSVGAGNVLKDIIDSGTVPLVRLTRIFRQAMGSDTMK
- a CDS encoding type II toxin-antitoxin system PemK/MazF family toxin; the encoded protein is MTTYTPAQGDIIWLNFTPQSGHEQMGKKPALVISNDFFNKQTGLTIVCPITSTKRNYPLHVKTEGCKKISGYIMVEQVKAVDYTSRKARFIEKAPAEVLAEVLARHSACF
- a CDS encoding type II toxin-antitoxin system RelE/ParE family toxin — protein: MLEIKEYISEELGNPTAATNMLAKITKRFRDLMEFPLIGAPLSSVIKIETSYRYLVCGQYTAFYRSLASSRSGPRAFTA
- a CDS encoding response regulator transcription factor, with the protein product MIKPALYIISRQTLLRQALSHLLSGSNRFREINGSVCFSESRLKAGALEENTWFIIDAELPDYEIQELLLLANRGGGRVIILGSSYNAKRIIELMPLKADGYLTTDSPQDELFAILEKVESGGPVIADSLIPDMMNRLSASLQVKPEKEILLTPREQEILELLAQGYTNGQIAKKLIISVNTVKNHVHNILEKLGVSNRAKLVSYAMSRGLVSVLLVALVITLLISINTSVC
- a CDS encoding TetR/AcrR family transcriptional regulator, giving the protein MALVRETVLKAEKRQAGTELKDKIFKAAQRLFVEKGYHSTSIPDIVKEAGVSTGAIYHHYSSKEELAREIHKTAVQQFLANFNEQVRTQKSTYAKIRAYTSLMFRWTEQDPVMVQYLLYGRPKEILVRNLTVCSEEGLQATREMVEQGMEAGEIKTMNPCLASAIISGTLMRMIELRLDGLIEHPLEEFIEAAANNIWLALKA
- a CDS encoding type II toxin-antitoxin system prevent-host-death family antitoxin, whose protein sequence is MPNIKPISDLRNYNEVLRCIEEGSPVFLTKNGRGRYVVMDMQEYEKMQAKLKLLTELAKGEKAGRENGWLTIDELEASLGVTNG
- a CDS encoding AbrB/MazE/SpoVT family DNA-binding domain-containing protein; this translates as MMAKIQKWGNSQGIRIPKQLLAIASIKEDDEVELIAEYGKIIIRRARKKEKKYTIQELFADYKAEHTPEEEEWGPPVGREEW